The DNA segment AACATATCAGCCATTTTTAGCGCCGGATCCGGTAAGGTTGATACCGTTCTCACGTTAAGCAATGTAGAGGCTATTTTATGAATACGATTTGTTCATCATGTCAGGCCACCAACCGCCTGCCTGAGGATCGTATCGACGACGGCGCGAAATGCGGCCGCTGCGGTCATTCACTTTTTGAAGGCGATGTGGTTCATGCTACTACCGCTACGCTGGATAAATACCTGCAAGATGATCTGCCGGTTGTCATCGATTTCTGGGCTCCATGGTGTGGCCCGTGTGTTAACTTCGCACCAATCTTTGAAGATGTGGCTCAAGAACGCGCCGGTAAAATACGGTTCATCAAGGTTAATACCGAAGCAGAACCTGAACTAAGTGCGCGGTTCCGAATCCGCAGCATTCCCACCATTATGGTCTTTAATGAAGGCAAAATGGTCGATATGCTGAGCGGCGCGATGCCTAAAGCCCCGTTCAATGACTGGCTTAATGAATCATTGTAACGCATAAGCCGGTATAAAGCCCTGCCGATGGCCCGCTTCTCTGCGGGCCTTTTTCTATTTACTCCCTGCCAGCAACAGATTCACTTGCCAGCCACGGGAGGGTGACTAGAATAGCCGTTTTTGAATACCGGAATGCTTATGTCAGACAACGCCGTCCTTCGCCTTCGTGCAGAACGCCTCGCCAAATCTACCCGCCCTTTTCTGGCGCGCGGTTCACGGGCAATCCGCTGTCAGTCATGCCTGTTACCCGAACGTAACTGCATCTGCGCCACGCGCGAAATCCATCAGGCCACCAGCCGCTTTTGTCTGGTGATGTTTGACACTGAGCCAATGAAACCGAGTAATACCGGCCGCCTGATTGCCGACGTTCTGCCGGATACGCAGGCGTTTATGTGGTCGCGCACCGAAACCGATCCCGCACTTATTGAAGCGATTTCAGATACTGCCCGTCAGGCATACGTCGTTTTCCCGGCCTCATTTGCTAAACCGCCGCGTCAGGTCTTTACTGAAGTGCCAGCAGGTAGCAAACCGCCGCTGTTTATTATGCTCGACGGTACCTGGAACGAAGCACGCAAGATGTTTCGCAAAAGTCCGTATCTGGATAATCTGCCGGTCTTCTCATTGGATGTGAGCGCCAGCTCCGGTTATATCCTGCGCGAAGCTTCACGCCCCGAACTGCACTGCACCGTCGAAGTGGCCGCCGCCCTGCTGGAAAAAGCCGGGGATCTGGATGCGTCGGCGGGGTTGTCGCGGCACTTCAATCATTTCCGTACTCAGTATTTGGCGGGAAAACCCCATCATCCGGTGCATCAGCTCACAGCAAAGAACGAAGAAAGCCTCTAGAATCAGTTCAGGATGATTGATTGGAGTTCTGATGAGCCAGCGCGGACTAGAAGCCCTGTTACGACCTGAATCTATCGCGGTAATCGGCGCCAGCAATAAACCGGGGCGCGCCGGATACCTGATGATGCGCAATCTGCTAGACAGCGGATTTAATGGCCCTGTGCTGCCGGTCACCCCCGCTTATCGCGCCGTGTGCGGCGTTCTTACCTGGCGGGATGTCGCCAGCCTGCCGATGTCACCAGATTTAGCTATCCTCTGCACGCACGCCGATCGTAATCTTGCACTGCTTGAGCAACTCGGCGAGCGTGGCTGCAAGACTGTTATCATCCTTTCATCGCAGCCACAGCAATTCGCCGAACTGAAAGCCTGCGCCCAGCGCTTTACGATGCGCCTGCTTGGACCCAACAGTTTGGGCATACTTGCACCGTGGCAGCGTCTTAACGCCAGCTTTTCGCCAGTACCCATCCTTCCCGGCAAACTGGCATTTATTTCGCAATCCGCCGCCGTCGCCAATACCATTCTCGACTGGGCACAGCAGCGCGCCGTCGGCTTCTCTTATTTCATTTCGCTCGGGGACAGTCTGGATATCGACGTGGACGATCTCCTCGATTTCCTCGCCCGTGACAGTAAAACCAGCGCAATACTTCTTTATCTTGAACACATCAGCGATGCCCGGCGTTTTCTTTCTGCATCGCGGAGCGCTTCACGCAATAAACCTATTCTGGTGATCAAAAGCGGGCGGAGCGGACAGGCGCAGAAGCTGCTCAATAGCCCCCTGAGCCTGGACGCGGCTTATGATGCCGCCATTCAGCGCGCCGGCTTACTGCGGGTACAGGATACGCACGAACTGTTCTCCGCCGTTGAAACCCTCAGCCATATGCGCCCATTGAAAGGTGAGCGCTTACTTATTATTAGCAACGGCGCAGCACCCGCCGCGATGGCACTGGATCAACTGCTTTCCCGTAACGGAAAACTGGCGAAGCTCGGTGAAGATACATACCGGGCGCTGATCGCCGTTCTGCCGGACACGATAACGGCATCAAATCCTTTAGATTTGCATGATGACGCCACGCCGCAGCTCTATCAGGCAGTCGTGACAGCACTGCTCGACAGCACCGATTTTGACGCCTTGCTGGTGATCCATGCGCCAAGTGCCGCGGCACATGGCACAGTCACCGCCAGCCATCTTATAGAGGCCGTCCGCAAACATCCGCGCGGTAAATACGTTACGCTGCTGACCAACTGGTGCGGCGAATTTTCTTCGCAGGAAGCACGTAAACTGTTTACCGAGGCGGGGATCCCGACTTACCGCACGCCGGAGGGAACAGTCACAGCGTTTATGCATATGGTGGAATATCGTCGTAACCAGAAACAGCTGAAAGAAACCCCGGCGCTGCCTGCAGATCTTGAACAGAATACCGATCAGGCTCACAGACTTATCGCACAAACGCTGGCGGAGGGCACCACGCAGCTGGATACGCATGAAGTCCGCGCGATTTTGCAGGCCTACGGAATGAACGTTTTGCCAACATGGATTGCCAGCGACAGCGTCGAAGCAGTTAATATCGCCAGCCAGGTTGGGTATCCTGTGGCATTGAAATTACGCTCGCCGGACATTCCGCATAATTCCGAAGTTCAGGGTGTGATGCTGTATCTGCGCACCGCCAGTGAAGTACAACAGGCTGCGAATGCGATTTTCGATCGCGCCCGGCAGACATTTCCGCAGGCAATAATTCAGGGCCTGATGGTGCAAACGATGGCTAACCGGCCGGGATCTCAGGAACTGCGCGTAGTGGTAGAACAGGATCGGGTCTTTGGACCGCTGATCATGCTGGCGGAAGCCGGCTCAGACTGGCAGCCGGAGCGTCAGGCGGTAGTGGCTCTGCCGCCACTGAACATGGCGCTGGCACGCTACCAGGTGGTTCAGGCGCTGAAAAGTGGCAAGATCCGGGGCCGCAATGCATTACATCCCCTCGATATTTCCGCGCTCAGCCAACTGCTGGTGAATGTATCGAACCTGATCATTGATTGCCCTGAAATCGAACGGCTGGATATCCATCCGCTGCTGGTCTCAGGAAACGA comes from the Enterobacteriaceae bacterium Kacie_13 genome and includes:
- the trxC gene encoding thioredoxin TrxC, which gives rise to MNTICSSCQATNRLPEDRIDDGAKCGRCGHSLFEGDVVHATTATLDKYLQDDLPVVIDFWAPWCGPCVNFAPIFEDVAQERAGKIRFIKVNTEAEPELSARFRIRSIPTIMVFNEGKMVDMLSGAMPKAPFNDWLNESL
- a CDS encoding DTW domain-containing protein, which translates into the protein MSDNAVLRLRAERLAKSTRPFLARGSRAIRCQSCLLPERNCICATREIHQATSRFCLVMFDTEPMKPSNTGRLIADVLPDTQAFMWSRTETDPALIEAISDTARQAYVVFPASFAKPPRQVFTEVPAGSKPPLFIMLDGTWNEARKMFRKSPYLDNLPVFSLDVSASSGYILREASRPELHCTVEVAAALLEKAGDLDASAGLSRHFNHFRTQYLAGKPHHPVHQLTAKNEESL
- a CDS encoding GNAT family N-acetyltransferase, whose amino-acid sequence is MSQRGLEALLRPESIAVIGASNKPGRAGYLMMRNLLDSGFNGPVLPVTPAYRAVCGVLTWRDVASLPMSPDLAILCTHADRNLALLEQLGERGCKTVIILSSQPQQFAELKACAQRFTMRLLGPNSLGILAPWQRLNASFSPVPILPGKLAFISQSAAVANTILDWAQQRAVGFSYFISLGDSLDIDVDDLLDFLARDSKTSAILLYLEHISDARRFLSASRSASRNKPILVIKSGRSGQAQKLLNSPLSLDAAYDAAIQRAGLLRVQDTHELFSAVETLSHMRPLKGERLLIISNGAAPAAMALDQLLSRNGKLAKLGEDTYRALIAVLPDTITASNPLDLHDDATPQLYQAVVTALLDSTDFDALLVIHAPSAAAHGTVTASHLIEAVRKHPRGKYVTLLTNWCGEFSSQEARKLFTEAGIPTYRTPEGTVTAFMHMVEYRRNQKQLKETPALPADLEQNTDQAHRLIAQTLAEGTTQLDTHEVRAILQAYGMNVLPTWIASDSVEAVNIASQVGYPVALKLRSPDIPHNSEVQGVMLYLRTASEVQQAANAIFDRARQTFPQAIIQGLMVQTMANRPGSQELRVVVEQDRVFGPLIMLAEAGSDWQPERQAVVALPPLNMALARYQVVQALKSGKIRGRNALHPLDISALSQLLVNVSNLIIDCPEIERLDIHPLLVSGNELSLLDVSMQLSTQTADAPSRLAIRPYPRELEERVVLKNGSQALFRPILPEDEPLLKAFILKVTKEDLYYRYFNEINEFTHEDLANMTQIDYDREMAFVAIHTVNDKNEIIGVTRAVSDPDNIDAEFSVLVRSDLKGLGLGRRLLDKMINYAAEHGLQRLTGITMPNNQGMISLARKLGFVVDIQIQDGIVNLSLLLKKSRITSQKIVSLGPEQAKDAHIGED